In Paramicrobacterium humi, the genomic stretch GACCTTCGGCCGCTCGGCGGTCCCCGCGACGGCTACATGTACGGCTGCCGCGTGCAGGAGATCGACGTGGCGACGGGCAAAGTCCTCCTGGACTGGGACATGCTCGCGCACGTGCCGCTCGACGAGAGCGCCAAGCGCATCGACGACGACACCACGGGCGCGGACGCCGAGCACGCCTTCGACCCGTTCCACATCAACTCGGCGGATGCCGCAGGCGACCGGCTGCTCGTCTCGGCGCGACACACGAGCGCCCTGTACGCGCTCGACCGCCGCACGGGCGAGGTTCTGTGGCGCCTTGGCGGGAGCGCAAGCGACTTCACGATCCCGGACGATGCGGCCTTCTCCTGGCAGCATGACGCGCGCTGGCACGGCCCCGACCGCATCAGCCTCTTCGACAACAACGGTGTGAAGGGCGACGAGGGCATCTCGGCGGGGCTCATCCTCGCCGTCGACGAATCGGCGAAGAGCGTGACGCTCGATCGCGCCTTTCGATACGGGAAGTACAAGGGCTACGCGATGGGAAACACGCAGCTGCTTGAGGACGGTTCGGTGCTCGTCGGCTGGGGCAGTGCGCCGGCCGCGACCGAGTTCACGGCCGACGGGGAAGCGGTCTTCGGGCTCACCGAGCTCGGCACCGGCTCCTATCGGGTGTACCGGCACGCGTGGACCGGGAAGCCGGCCGCGCCGCCGGCCGTGGCGGCGCAGGCCGATGACGACGGCACGACGCGCGCCTACATGAGTTGGAACGGAGCGACCGACGTCGCCAGCTGGCGACTGCTCGCGGGACCGAGCGAAGCGAAGCTCTCCGAGGTGGCGACGGCGAAACGCACCGGCTTCGAGACCAGCATCGCTATCCCGGCGAGCGCGGACGCAGCCGTGATCCGTGCGGAAGCGCGGGATTCCGGGGGAGCGGTCCTCGGTTCCTCCGCCATCGTCGCTCTTCGGGCGGCGACGTGAGCGCCCGTTGAACGACGCTCAGCGTGTCGAGGGCACGGCGAAGACTTCCACGGCGTCATCGAGGCTCCCTTCGACGCTGCGCTTCGGCCCACCTTCGATCGCGAGAACCTCGTAGCCTTCCGCGGTCTTCTCGATGAGTCCGAGAACCGATGACGCGTCGTGCACGGGGACCCGTCGGTCACAGACGCGCCACTCGTTATCGGAGAGTTTGTCGAGCGATATGTCGCTGCGATCCCGCTGGACGTAATCGCCTTCAGCATGCATCTGGTCGCGCGACGCGTCTGCGCCAAGCATTGTCACGATGACCCCCATGTCCCGTTATGCTGCCCTCAGTTTACCGGTTCGTGCGCTGGTTCTCGTCCCCTCGCCGGAGGGCTAGCGAGTGCGTCTGCCCGAGGGTAATATCACCCGTCACAAGTGAATCAACGGCCACAGATTCGGCAACGCTCGATGACGAGTCCTGTCCGACCGGCTCTGTGGAGCTCGAACGAGGTGTGCCGCCGAGGGCGCGATCTCGAAAGCGATAGGGGACGGCGATGCGAAATGACGATGTGACGAAGACCGGTGGCACGCCGATCGACGCGAGCTGGCTGAGAAGCCTCGACTATCCGGCGACGCGGGACGATCTCGTCGTCAACGCGCGCCGGGAGAGCCCCGACAAGCTCGACCTCTTCCGAGCGCTACCCGAGCGCAACTACAGCAGCACGCGCGATGTCCTCCTCGAGCTGCGCGCCCTCACCGGACCGGTCGTCGACGATTACGCGTCGGCCTGACGGGCCGCACCGGGAGCGACCGGCTCACAGCGTCGTGAGCAGATCGTTCTGGGCGATCGCCTCGCGGGCGAGCACTTTGTAGCCCTCGCTCTCGAAGAACACGGTGATGCGGTCATCCTCCGTGCTCATCACGACGCCCTCGCCCCACTCGACGTGCCGCACCCGGGACTGCACGGGATACGGGTCGTCGGCGATGGCGTCCGCGGCCTCCGAGGTGCCGGCGTCGCAGCTGTCGCATCGCCCGCACGGTTCGTCGAGTCGCTCGCCGAAGTAGCCGAGCAGGTACTGGCGCCGGCACCCCGACGTCTCCGCGTAACCGCGCATCATCTCGATGCGGGACTCGTCGATCCGCTCCCGCATCTGCGCCTGCTCGTCGGCCAGTCGCGCGGCGTCCGCTGCCGTGCCGTCGAAGCCGGACGCGAGTCGGATACCGCCACGCGCACGCTGCACGACGGCGGCGTCGTGCAGCAGCCCGACAAGACCGCTGACCTTCCGCGGGTTCGCGTCGACAGCCTTCGCGAGATCAGTGTTCCGCACCGGGCGCTCGGCGGTGTGCAGCGCCGTGATGATGCTCCGCACGACGGTGGCGTCCGGATGCTTGGCGGCGAAGAACCGGCGAAGGCCGAGGTCCTCGAGCCGGTAGTGCAGCTCGATCGTCGCCGGTTCGCCGTCCCGTCCGGCACGCCCGATCTCCTGGTAGTAGCTGTCGAGCGACTCCGTGACCGCCGCGTGGAGGACGAATCGGACGTTCGGCTTGTCGATGCCCATGCCGAACGCGCTCGTCGCCGCGACCACGTCGATCTCGTCATCGAGGAAGGCCTCGTGCACGCGCGTGCGCTCCTTCGCGGGCAGCCCCGCATGGTAGGCGGCAGCGCGCAGGCCGCGCTCCGCGAGCGCTTGCGCGTACTCCTCGGCGGCGCGCCGGGTCGCGACATAGACGAGACCGGGCTTCGGCAGCTCCTGAACCTGATCGATCACGGCCTCGCGCTTGTCGTCCTCCGACTCGTGACGCGTCACGCCGAGCCAGAGGTTCGGCCGGTCGAAGCCGCGCGTGAGCACGAGCGGCTCCCGCATGCCGAGGCGCTCGACGATCTCCTCCCGCACCGGCGGCGCGCCCGTCGCGGTGAGCGCGAGGGTGACCGGATGGCCGAGCCGCTCGATGATCGTGCCGAGGCGCAAGTAATCGGGGCGGAAGTCGTGTCCCCAGGCGGAGACGCAGTGCGCCTCGTCGACGACGAAGAGCGACACGTCGCTGTTCCGCAAGCGCTCCACGACCTCGGCCTTCGCGAGCTGCTCGGGGGCGAGGAAGATGAACTCCGATTCACCGACCGCGAGGGAGCGCCACGCGTCCTCGTTGCGCGAGTCGCTCTGCGCCGAGTTCACGGCGACGGCCGCCGGCGCATCCGGCGCGTCGGCGATGCCGGCCATCTGATCGGCCTGCAGCGCGAGCAGCGGCGAGACCACGACGGTCTGGCCCGCCACGAGCATCCCCGCGACTTGGTAGATGGCGGACTTGCCGTAGGCGGTGGGCATGACGCACAAGGCGTCACGGCCTTCGGCGAGCGCCGTGATCGCGTCCTCTTGGCCCGAGCGCAGTTCGTCCCAGCCGAATGCCTCGGCGGCAAGCTCCCGTGCGCGTTCGATCGTGCTGTGTGCGGGCATCGTGTCCTCTCGTGCGCGTTCTCTCATTCAACCCCGCTCTCGGCTGCAGGGCACGGGGTTTGCCTCACGCCCCGTCCCTGGTATATCCGCAGCCTGCGCGCAAGGCCCTCGTGACCGGCCCGGTTCGCTCGTAGGGTGTGAGGAAACGGCCCCCAAGGGGACCTCTGGCGAGAAAGGATCGACATGCCCGCATCGAAGGAAATGCCCGACACGATCAAGCGCTCCCCGAAGCACGCTCAAGCGATCTGGTCGAAGGCGCACGACTCCGCCGTCGACGAGTACGGGGAAGGCGAGCGGGCGCACCGCACGGCGTTCGCGGCCTTGAAGCACGAGTATGAGAAGGTCGGCGACCACTGGGAGAAGAAGGACAGCTCGGGCCCGAGTGACAGCAAGGCAGAGGGCGGTCGCGATTCCGGCGGGAAGACGCACGGCGGTGTCGACGCCAACGCCTCGAAGGAGCACCTCTACGACATCGCGAAGAAGCTCGACATCAGCGGGCGAAGCACGATGGACAAGGACGAACTCGTCGACGCGATCGACAAGGCCAACAAGCGCAAGACGCGCGAATCGCGCGAGTCGTAGCCGTCAGGACGAGGGCACGGTCGGGTTCTCGGCCGAGAGCGGCGTCGCGATGTCCTCGAGCGACCGGCGCTCAGCGTTGATGCCGAGGAACAGTTCGACGAGGCCCGCCGCGATCATCAGCCCGGCGCCCAGGTAGTAGCCGTAGGTGACCGACTGGATGCCGCCGCCGATGAGCTGCCCGAACAGGATCGGCCCGATGATGCCGCCGAGCCCCGTGCCGACCGCGTAGAAGAACGCGATCGACATGGCGCGGGTCTCCATGGGGAAGATCTCGCTCACCGTGAGGTAGGCGCTCGACGCTCCGGCGGAGGCGAAGAAGAACACGACGCACCAGCAGACGGTGAGCCACGTGGCATCCAGAATCCCGCCTCCGAACATGAGAGCGGTGACCACGAGCAGGATGCCGCTGCCGATGTACGAGCTCGCGATCATGGGCTTGCGGCCCACGCTGTCGAAGAAGTGGCCGAGCAGGATGGGGCCGAGGAAGTTGCCGATGGCGATCGGAACGAGGGACCACGGGGCGATGTCGTCGGGCACGCCGAGCAGCTCCGTGAGCACGAGCGCGTAGGTGAAGAACACGGCGTTGTACAGGAACGCCTGGCCGATGAACAGCGACAGCCCGAGAACGAAGCGCCTCGGGAACCGCGT encodes the following:
- a CDS encoding arylsulfotransferase family protein — protein: MSSDDEKDPRGVSRRHVLGLSAAALGGAVVGGIAVWGGGQFLENAHDAQDGEKKDAGDDEPKEPALRRFVSTALTIAAVQSWRKPGATPASGYLFASPRTDMFTGGILDDDGEPVWIAPTGVDTGDVRVQTYRGKPVLTYWAGHVGAGNGQGTGYILDNSYRQIAVVRAGAGCLADLHEFTLTDRDTALVTAYPIVRTDLRPLGGPRDGYMYGCRVQEIDVATGKVLLDWDMLAHVPLDESAKRIDDDTTGADAEHAFDPFHINSADAAGDRLLVSARHTSALYALDRRTGEVLWRLGGSASDFTIPDDAAFSWQHDARWHGPDRISLFDNNGVKGDEGISAGLILAVDESAKSVTLDRAFRYGKYKGYAMGNTQLLEDGSVLVGWGSAPAATEFTADGEAVFGLTELGTGSYRVYRHAWTGKPAAPPAVAAQADDDGTTRAYMSWNGATDVASWRLLAGPSEAKLSEVATAKRTGFETSIAIPASADAAVIRAEARDSGGAVLGSSAIVALRAAT
- a CDS encoding DUF2795 domain-containing protein, which translates into the protein MRNDDVTKTGGTPIDASWLRSLDYPATRDDLVVNARRESPDKLDLFRALPERNYSSTRDVLLELRALTGPVVDDYASA
- a CDS encoding RecQ family ATP-dependent DNA helicase; translation: MPAHSTIERARELAAEAFGWDELRSGQEDAITALAEGRDALCVMPTAYGKSAIYQVAGMLVAGQTVVVSPLLALQADQMAGIADAPDAPAAVAVNSAQSDSRNEDAWRSLAVGESEFIFLAPEQLAKAEVVERLRNSDVSLFVVDEAHCVSAWGHDFRPDYLRLGTIIERLGHPVTLALTATGAPPVREEIVERLGMREPLVLTRGFDRPNLWLGVTRHESEDDKREAVIDQVQELPKPGLVYVATRRAAEEYAQALAERGLRAAAYHAGLPAKERTRVHEAFLDDEIDVVAATSAFGMGIDKPNVRFVLHAAVTESLDSYYQEIGRAGRDGEPATIELHYRLEDLGLRRFFAAKHPDATVVRSIITALHTAERPVRNTDLAKAVDANPRKVSGLVGLLHDAAVVQRARGGIRLASGFDGTAADAARLADEQAQMRERIDESRIEMMRGYAETSGCRRQYLLGYFGERLDEPCGRCDSCDAGTSEAADAIADDPYPVQSRVRHVEWGEGVVMSTEDDRITVFFESEGYKVLAREAIAQNDLLTTL
- a CDS encoding ChaB family protein, giving the protein MPASKEMPDTIKRSPKHAQAIWSKAHDSAVDEYGEGERAHRTAFAALKHEYEKVGDHWEKKDSSGPSDSKAEGGRDSGGKTHGGVDANASKEHLYDIAKKLDISGRSTMDKDELVDAIDKANKRKTRESRES